GTGGATGGCTCCTTCCTGAGGGGGTGGAGTAGcccttgcttgctttcttgtgTCTGTTGGCAGTGCAAATAGATCCCCATTCCATCTGTGCTTACTGTTAGTTCTGTGCTGCTTGTGTGGACTTAGAAGGATGCTGCTTCCTACTGATGCAGCTGTGTTGGACTATGGACTGCTGCACATCCCAGCACGGCTTTCCTTGCACTTGTCAGGCACAACTGGAGTGCTGAGCTActgggctggctgcagggctgcctgctctTTGTTGGACTGTGCCTAAAGGCTGAGCAGGCAttttctcagctgctccttttgTTCCTGCGTGCTTTGTCTGCTGACCTTTCCCCATCAAGCCTGATATTCCCTTCAGAAAGACCAAGTTCTATTAAACCCCTTCAGAAGTCAACTCCTCTGCCTGCTCCGCAGTTCAGGTGGCCCTCAGCTTCCCCTGCAGGTCCTCAGCATGAGCACAGTCATGGAAGACAGGCTTGGTTGGGTCTGTTCTTCTCATGCTCTTGGCAGAAAGTCAGTGACCCAGAATGCGCACAGAACATGCTCCACCCTGTTTCACCTCGCCGTTGTCTTGCAGATGAAGAGGAAGTCAGAGAACGGCCTGGATGGCAGAGCACTGTCCCCTGGTAAAAAGCTGTGCAAGGGCTCCGAATACAGCAGGTAAGATGAGCTCTCTGTAGCCTCTTTCAGTAGCCCCAAACAGCCACTGGGTTTCATTCTGGAGCCCTACTGGGGCAGTGGAGTCTCCTACTTGATAGTCTCCAAAAGCCACCTGGGTTTGATCCTGGGCAGGCAGCTCTGGGTGGCAGGGTTGGACCAGGTTCTGGTGTTGTCTCCACCCTCAGCCTGTCTGCAATTCTGTTTTTATGTAAAGCAGGTTGGTGTAAAgggactgtgtgtgtgtggctgtgggtCTGCATGTGCAGCTGTGGTCCATGTGgaagtgaggaggaggagggtttAGCCTGTGGGAGGCCCATGGTTTATGTCACATGGGTGCTGGTGTTTTGGGAGCTGTTTGTGTGTTGTGGtcaggcagcagtgggatgtCTCACCTTTGCTTTGGTCTCTCCCTTGTTGTGTTCCAGGACGTTGGGTCCCTGCATGCCCAGTCCCACCACCACCTTTGGGGATCTGCGCAATGCTAAAGCTGGCCAGGCCCGGCGCCGCCGCATCCCCTCTGTTGCTCCTCCTCCCGAGCTGCAGGACTGGCTGCGCACCTTCCAGGTAGGCACAGATTGTGGCCAAAGGGTTTGtctcagcagggagctgtgggtcTGAAGGGCAGGTGTGAGGGGGCCAAAGCCCGTCTAATGAGTCCATCTACAGACTGTCTGCTACAGGGAGGGGTTCTGGGTCCTGCAGCGGAGTTTCAGCAAGTTTTTGCCCTTAGCTCAAGGCGTACAGAATTGGTCCATCTCCTGTTCTCACTGGGCAGTCTGCCTTTTTTCTAAGGTGATGTTGCTTTGCCTGCCATCGTGCAGCTCCAGTGTCTAATCGTATATGACTAGTGGAGCTCCCAGCCTCAtctctgttctcctttctgtgctggGGCCCTGGCCAGCTCCAGGGGCcatgctctgcagcagcccagaTATTCCCATGGTGGTTGGTAtcactgctggggctgggctggatggaggCACTGCACGGCTGCAGGGGAGCCACAAGGGCCTGCTGTGCATGCAGGCAATGCAGGCAATGTGATTGATGTCCTTGTCCTCAGCGGTGGAGCGGCCCAGAGAAGTTGCTGGCGCTGGATGAGCTCATTGATCGCTGCGAGCCCTCCCAGATCAAGTACATGATGCAGGTCATTGAACCACAGTTTCAGAGAGACTTCATTTCGctgctgcccaaggaggtgaGTCAAGGCAAGAGCCAGGCTGGCCCCACTCCTGTGTGCTggtcaccaaccatgggagcCTGCTCTGCCGTTGTGACCTGGCTTCTGGTCTTGCAGCTGGCACTTTATGTCCTCTCATTCCTGGAGCCTCGGGATCTGCTCCGCGCTGCCCAGACCTGCCGCTACTGGAGGGTGTTGGCTGAAGACAACCTGCTCTGGAGGGAGAAATGCCGTGAGGAAGGTAAAGATCTCTCCAGCACGTGGCACACTGTGCCTGGGATCTGCAGTGGGGCAGCCcacagctgccactgctgtgcatcatagaatcatagaatcacaaggttggaaaggacctgtaagatcatctagtccaactattcTCCTTTTatcatacctacagaaaaacccCTAAGCCAGATCTCCTAGCTCTCTATCCAGGTGCTCCAaatctcctagctccctatccagacactaATCATCTTTGCTCCTACTGAGGAGGGGACATGAACAGCCTGTGTATTGCCAGGAAGTCTGCGTCAAACTGCTTGTTCTTCCTGCAGGCATCGAGGAGCCCCTGAACCTGCGTAAGCGGCGCCTGCTGAGCCCTGGATTCATGTACAGCCCCTGGAAATTTGCCTTTATGCGGCAGCACAAAATCGACATGAACTGGCGCAGCGGCGAGCTCAAAGCCCCCAAGGTGGGTTTAAGCACCTGCAGCAGCGTTTGCTCAGGAGCAGATTCTAGACATGCAGGAGGCTGGTacaggaaggaagcagcaggaaaatatCCATGACCAATAGGATGAGATCAGCTCTAAGTGTTTGAAATCTGCTTCGGGAAAAGCTTTTAGGTGTCTGGCTGCCTTCAGGAGGTGTAAGTCAGAGTCCTCCACCTGTATTTAAATCTAAATACTTCCTTTGTAGCTTCCTGCAACTCCTGTCCCCGCCTGCAGAGAGCAGATCCACAGCGCAGCTGGTGTCGGGGATTGCTGCAATGggtggagcagggctgcagctctgccagtgGGAAAAGGGTTGCCCTTAACTCCAGAGcttttcatctcttcctcccttctctggGTGTGTGTTGCAGGGCTGTAGCTCACCTTGGCATCCAGCAAGTGATATGAACCTTCTGAGGCTCAGCCAGACCTCGTTCCCAGTGCATCCCACAGTGTGTTGTGGAGCACTTTGCTGTTGGTTTTATCTCTTCtctgagatcccttccagctccgAGTCCCCATCcacaaagcaaggaaagcaaagtcTTGGTCACCCTGTGTGATGTTCCCTTTCCCatgccccacagcacccagggAACAACAGCTGCACATACTGCAGTGACTGCACCTCTGCAGCAAGCTGCCCCAGGCAGCCCTTGCTGAGTCCTTAGCACCCCATTGCTGcgcctgctgtgagcagagctgtgaggggcCCTGCCAGCTGGACACCTGTCCTACCCTGTCCCCTCATTGAGGGACAGCTCTGGGCTGGCTGTAATGCTGAGCTGTCGCTCACTGTGCTCAGCCTGGTGCTGCTTGGGGCTCCGATCCTCTGAGGGGTTCAGTCACTGCCCACTTCCAGTCACTGCAACACCACCTggtgctgcattgctgcttgGGAAGATGGGATTGGGTGCAGAGATGTTGGTGCACTATCTGCCGCCAGGGAAGGTGGAGCTTGTGGTTTTAAATACGATTGGTCTCATTGGGTCTAGGATGGAACATCAGCTCTGAGCTCAAAGCTCGTGCAGCTTAAATAGTCAGAAGGATCAGTCCTTGTGTTGGAATTCCCTTGTAGCCCATCATCCCCCCACCGCAGCCCCCACGTGTCTCCTTTGGCTCCTGCCGtagctgctgcccagcagggaGGTGGCCATTGCCTCCAGGCCCCATCTGTTCTTACTGCACACCTCCCTGCTCACTCGTGGTCTTCTGTGCTCAGGTGCTGAAGGGACACGATGACCACGTCATCACctgcctgcagttctgtggCAACCGGATCGTGAGCGGCTCAGACGACAACACGCTCAAAGTGTGGTCGGCTGTCACTGGGGAGGTGAGTGATTGTGCTGGGCTgacagggctgctctgctgctgctgggagagctgcgCTGTTCTCTGCGTTGCTGTGGGGTGGGTGGAGGTGGGAGAGGCATCATGTTGGTTTGATGGGTTTGTCTGGTCTGGcgaggtgctgctgggggaggtgCTGACAGATCCTGTGACTGCAGGAGCAGTGGGATGAGCCGTCTCATGTTAGCACTCAGTGGTGGTGTGGggacagagcaggagctggctggGTGCTTCTTCACTGGTGGTCAGCAAATGTGGACCACCCTTTTGAAGACCTGATAAGGGCAAGAAACCCAACTGGTTTTAGAACAGCAAGCAATCGTTATGGGAGAACTCTAGTGGGAACTTGAGTTTGCAGGGAGGTGGCTCGCTGGCCTGAAGGGCCCAACCAgcccctgcccacagcaagtcccctgctctgctgtcccCTCTTGCAATGTTGTTCAGCCTTTCCCAAATGAAGGTTTCACATCTTGTTGTTCTTTGCAGTGTGTGCAGACCCTCGTTGGCCACACAGGGGGAGTCTGGTCCTCCCAGATGAGGGACAGCATCGTCATCAGTGGCTCTACGGACCGTACGCTCAAAGTGTGGAACGCAGACACAGGCGAATGTGTGCACACGCTGTATGGGCACACATCCACAGTGCGCTGCATGCACCTGCATGGGAACAGGTATGGGAGTGCAGGTATTCAGGGCCTGATGCGTGGGATGGGGTAGGGGGAGGTGAGGAGCTATTAAGGGCTGTGCCAGTCCATGGGGTGGGGTCTGGGGTAGGTAGAAGTACAGAGGTGTTCTGGGCCCGGGCTGGTTACTGCATGGAAAGAGGCGTCCTGGGGGGAGGTGAGCTGGGCTGTCCCTGGGGCAGCTGGTGTGCCTGGGTGGACCTGAGCTGGGGGTGGGCTGCAGCTGACACacactgcttctgctgccagGGTTGTGAGTGGCTCACGGGACGCCACTCTGCGCCTCTGGGACATTGAGACCGGGCAGTGTCTGCACGTGTTGATGGGGCACGTGGCCGCCGTGCGCTGTGTGCAGTACGATGGGCACAAGGTGGTGAGCGGTGCGTACGACTACACAGTGAAAGTGTGGGACCCTGAGAGTGAGAGCTGCACTCACACACTGCAGGGGCACACGAACCGCGTCTACTCATTGCAGGTAAGGGCCTGGCCCTTCTCCATACCTGTCTGTTCTGACACTTAAAAGAGGCCGCCTTTGTGCTGCGTGGGCACACTCAGTCTGTGtaagctgctttctgcccttCCATCCAATCCCCTCTCATGTGTGCTGAAGGAACATACAAGCCATGCCCGTTCCTTGGGGGAATGGTGCTGCTGAGGCGCCCTGCTGGGCCATGGGGGCCACCTGAGCCCATTGCTGGCCGTGGTGCCCAGCATctgatgctgcactgctgtggatCGGAGTCAAtgatcataaaatcaccaaggttggaaaagacccacaggatcatccagtccaaccatccacccatcaccaacagttctcactaatccatgtccctcaacacaacatccagttgttccttgaacacccccagggtcggtgcCTCCACctcctggcagcctgttccactgcctgaccactctttcagagcagtagtatttcctaacatccagcctgaacctcccctggtgcagcttgaagccattccctctggtcctatcaccagttacatgagagaagaggctgacccaGAGTTCACTACATCCcatgtgggtcccttccaatttggGATATTCTGTGGCTCTATGGGGAAGCGCCTCCTGTTTCAGCCCCGCTGACCTGTGTCTCTCTGGCAGTTTGATGGGACGCACATTGTGAGCGGCTCTTTGGACACATCCATCCGAGTGTGGGATGTAGAAAGTGGGAACTGCTTACACACCCTTATGGGGCACCAGTCACTTACAAGCGGCATGGAGCTACGTGACAACATCCTCGTGTCCGGCAACGCTGACTCCACAGTAAAGATCTGGGACATCAAGACGGGCCAGTgcctgcaaacactgcagggtGAGTGGGTGGGAGGGATGGATGCTGCCCAGACAGCAGGGCCAAGCAGTGGGTGATCCTGGGGCTCAGGTGGGGGCACAGGACTCACAGGTACCTTCTGCCCATAGGGCCCAGCAAGCACCAGAGCGCCGTGACCTGCCTGCAGTTCAGCTCCAAGTTCGTGGTGACCAGCTCGGACGATGGTACCGTCAAACTCTGGGACCTCAAGACGGGCGAATTTGTGCGCAATCTGGTCGCTCTGGAGAGCGGGGGCAGCGGGGGAGTGGTGTGGCGCATCCGAGCTTCCAACACCAAGCTGGTGTGTGCGGTGGGCAGCCGCAACGGGACAGAGGAGACcaagctgctggtgctggacTTCGATGTGGACCTGAAATGAACGCGGCCGAtgcaggctgccagggaggATCCCGCGGGCCGGGCGTAGCAGCTGGTCTTGGTGGGGCTGGCCCCAGAGCAGGCGCTTTGCTCCCCGCGGTCTGTAAATACTGTTTGCAGCTGTCTGGGccttatttatatatgtgtgaaCTCCCTGTGGGGAGCCTGCGCCCAGCTGGGGCACTGTACAGAGGAAGCAGCATGTTTTGTACACACTAATATATCGATTTATTTCTGTACCTGGAGCCTGCTTCTCCCCACTGCTGTTCTCCCTGGAGCTCCTCcatccaggagcagcagctgcaccccCTCCATTATGTCCCAATAGAGGAGCAGGGCACTGTGGGCTCTCCTGCCTCTGCCCTGGTGTATTTTCTTGGCCAGGGGAGCACCCTCTGCACAGAGTCCTTCCTGTAGTCTGTGGGCTTCAGCTTCTGTATGAAGTGtgtggcagcagtgctgcatgcagctgagtCCTCTGTTCAGTGTGTAGAGCCGGGCAGCATCCACGCTTCCAACAGGAGCTGATTCTAGGGTCAGGGCCGGGCTCATCCTTTGTGGGAGATGGTTCCCATCTCCGATCTGTTCCTCTGTAGCCGTGGTGCAGCCCTGGTAGCAGTGCTGGCCCCTACTTGCTGCAAGCATGAATGGTGGGTGACCTGGGGTGAGGGCAGCACAGGAGCCGGGGGTGCACGATGCAGCTGAGGGCTGCGTGCAGCACATCCTGCGAGTCCTGCAGGAGggtgggtgcagggctgggggctgctggacCTCCAGAGCTGCCTCATCCTTGGGCATAGCTGGAGGCATAGTGTCAGAATGGCCCGATCCTGGCCTCCTCAGCAGGCAGATGGATTCACCTCTGCTGCAAAGGTCTGTGTGAGGCAGGTGCATGTTTTTCCAGCCCAGCCTTCCCCAAATACGCACCACCCAACTTGTACAGATGGATGTTTGCTCTGTGGAGGCcgccctgcagagcagcagggaggtgctggggttCAGGCAGGAGCTGGAGTGCAACATTCAGGCATGGCTGAGCCAGGCTCTGTGCTATTGTGTCTCATCTATAATGTGACCCCTGTGAGGAGCTTCCTCATGAGTGGAAGGGTTGGGACGGCCCAGCTCCAAGAGCGTCCAGGCATCCTGGAGGGGTGTgtgtgctgtcagcagtgcCTCGTGCAGCAGTGGTGTGTGGAtggtgcagggctggagcatccTGCAGGTGCTGCCAGTGGCACTGCCTGGGATTACATGGTGAGGGCACAAGTAAAGCACTGCATTCAGTGATGTTTGTAGGAGCACCGTGAAGGCGTGAGGACCCTTAAAAATGCAGCTAAGGAAGGTCCTGGCTGCTGCACCgaccagctgcagagctctgcagtgctgtgcaggctgcGGTGCACAGCAACGTGTCACGGCTGCACTCTGCTCTTACCCAGCTTGCTGCCAAAAGCCAATTGGCAGTGATGGCCAAACAAAGCTGCCTGCTCGCCTTTACAGTAAATGATGTTCCCCAAATAACATAAATCACCAGGGCTGCTATTCCAGACTGCTCAGAGGCAACTGCAGAAGGTCAGTGGTGGAGTTAAGGAGAAAAATCTGTGCATTCTTCCTGAGCATGAGCTGGCGTCTTAAAAACTGAGTCAGGAGCAGGACTTCATTGTGAGCAAAGCCTCCAGCTCTTCTTGGTGGAGGATGTTACAGTCAGCGATCTCTGCAGTGGCTCcaaatcctttttgttttagatgAAAGCAGTGAGGGATGCTCTTCAGCAGTCCCTGATTatgttctttacagagagagtggtgaggagctggaacagctgcccagagaggctgtggatgccccgtccatccctggaggtgttcaaggccagcttggatggggccctgggcagcacatCGTAGCCGTGTCCAGCAGTGATGCACAGTGAGagtccagcacagcacagacccTTGTGGCCATGACTTGGAATGGAGCTTGGAGCCTCCCAGCTCACATTGAGGCTCTGGGCACTGTGCAGCCctggtggtgctgctggtggtgaggCTCCATCCCCTGCAGCCTCAGTGTTCTGCTGCATGgagaaggaaagctgtgtgtAACCGTGGGGCTCCGCTGGAGGTGCTGGGAACGTCCTGAATCAAGTGGGTGCCATCCGGGGGGTGTCAGCCCCAAAGGTGCTGCAGGGGAAGCTCCTTCCTGAGTGCCACCACCcgccctgagctgctgtgtgtgcagtttggcacagctgcacagagccttCAGTGAACTCAATGTGAGAGCATTTCCAGCATGAAGAAATTGAGGGTTTTTCAGCTTCACCATTGTGAAACTTCAGATTCTTGGCATGGATCAGAGCTGCAGAGGGCTGTGAGGTCACATTCCAGcaagtgcttttctttgaaatcgCTATCAAGTAACTTGCGTTGCACAATGCTGCTTTGTTCGAGCTGTGCTTggaggtgctgtgctgcccatatggctgtgggcagggcaggGATTGAGCTGTGCACCTTCAGTCTGCTCTGGGGGTCACTGCTGGGCCCTGCTGCTGTCCAGAGCCTCATTCAGAGCAGGGACTGCAGCACCGCTCTGCTTATTCTCCACTGCTCTTTTATCTCCTGCCCCCTGCTCTGTTTGCTGACCAGCAGAAAGCCAACATCTCCCCTCTCAGGCTGAATTCTGTGCCGTGCAGTGGGGCAGCTCCCAAAGAAATGCCATGACCTGTGCTGTGCCATCTGCACCAGGGTGTGACCGTGGGatcctgctgagctctgctttcccctctgctgtgtttcagaggGGTGGTGGATTTATGCTTCTGTGCCAGGCGTGCACCCAGAGCAGTAAACAATGTTCCTGCAGTCTCCACACTAAGGACACTAGTGGGATCTGTGGGCACTGGTACTGGATGGTAGCGGGAGATGTTGataggaaggagggaagaaagaaaatggttttgttgAACCTCGTGGTCATGGAAAATAGTTTGTATAGATCGGAGGCTGAAATGTTCCAGggctccaggctgctgctgaagccCAGTATGGGCCAGTGCTGCTCTCATGGCTGCTGGGGCCCAACACAGTGCTACCCTGCCACTGGAGCCTGCTgtggcccagcactgccctgtaTGGCCCTGCTGGagcccagtgctgccctgcaTGGCTCTAATGCCACCTGGTATGGTCCAGCACTGTCCTGTAtggccctgctgctggagctcagcacagtgctgccctgcagggccCTGCCGTGCCCTTTGCCTGAGCCAAGGGATGCAACTGCTGCTCTGTTCTCCCTGTTTCCTgtttctgagctctgcttcccCTTCAGTTTCCTGGCTCACGGCACCACGTAACCTCACTgacaaacactgctgtgctctcctgTGCCTCCTCCCCCTCTCAGTGGGATGGAGCAGGTTCAGTTTCCATCTGCATCCCCACAGGTTCCTGTTTAGAGCCTCCTCCTTTCCTCATTGCCCTTGGAAGCCATCGGTGCTCACatccctgcagggagcaggcagtacctccctgtgctgctccttacAGAAGAGCTGGCTGTTAACAAGCTCCATGTTTTGTTACTGCACTCGGTCTGCACACTGTCAGTAAACAGCCCGAAGCTGCTCCCATCACACTGTTTGCAGTGTTTATGGCTGCTTCAAGTGCAGACAGACACAAGGACGTGGATCCCTGCTTTTATCAGTGCTGCCATTGCAGCCACGTGGCAGCTCAGTGGGAGCTCAGAGCTCAGGCAGCtctttgtgctgcagtgagcaAGAAGTTGAATTAATGCTTCATCGCTGAGAACTCAGAAAACACATCCAAATttgtgcagtgctgcccagggctggaggCTGACGTCAAACGCGGGGAGTTCATGTTCCTTTCTTTGGATGTTCCCCTTTTCAGCTGCTTCCAGTTTCTGCATATAGAATTCAAACACATTGGCTTCACGTCAGGCCCCATCCATGCAGGtgtcctggctgtgctgtgtgctgtgcctgcaCCCAACAGGCAGcgtcccagcacagccagcactgagcgATGGGATCTTGGTGGTGTGTTCCTTACAACGGGCTCCTCATGGAGGTGCCCTTGAAGTCAgtcctgctctgccctccccatCCAAACTGCGCATCCTGCGGTGCTGTTTGCAGCACACACCTCCCCTGCAGAGCCCACGGGTgcaccccagcacagcacccaatacagcacccagcacagcataGCTCCCAatacagcacccagcacagcacccagcacagcacccagcacagcacccagcacagcacagcatagCTCCCAATACAGCACCCAatacagcacccagcacagcacccagcataGCACAGCCTAACTCCCAATACAGCACCCAatacagcacccagcacagcacccagcacagcacagcacagcatagCTCCCAatacagcacccagcacagcacccaatACAGCACCCAGcgcagcacccagcagctccagggaggCACAAGGGATGtgtcagcacagctctggggtCTGGGTGAGCCCATGGAGCTGATCACGGGTCTGAAGAATCCAGAAAGAGCAGGGATTTGATTCCTACATATGTCTGTACTCTGCCCAGCTCTGACTCAGCCCCAGGTTGTGCTGGGGGTGATCACATCAACCACGAGGAAGAATTTCTCTATGGAGGAGGTGGTTGGGCATGGGGACAGCCTGCAATGGCGGGGCCTCCATCTCTGGGCATGCTGTGCAAACAGTCACAGCCACTTGGAATTCAATCTGAATAATGCATTACCAGGGCACAGTGTGCCCTGATCATCAGAGAAACCTCACGGTCCTGTAGTGGTGACCTAGAGTTCTGTGCAACCACTGGAGGAAGtcatggaaccatagaatggcctgtgttgcaaaggcccacagtgctcatccatcccaaccccctgctgtgtgcagggtcaccaaccagcagcccaggctgcccagagccacatccagcctggccttgaatgcctgcagggatggggcatccacagcctccttgggcaacctgttccagtgcgtcaccaccctctgcagGTGGTGGAGAACCTCACTATGGGGACAGCGTTGTTCCAAAATCCAATCTATAAGCTAATGGAAGAAGAATGCAGCAGAGTCCATTGAGTACAAAGGCACCGTGCCTGGCTGAAGTGCAACTGCAGAGCATTTAGAGGGAGGGcagcattcagagcagcagtgagtgaGCACAGCAGATTCCACGTACCTTCCATCTGGCAACGCTTTTTCCAGCCCCAGTGTATGTCAGCCAGGCTGGTGTGGGCTGGATGAGGGGAACACAGCTGGGACACGGGCCGTGGGCTGGCAGTCAGCACAGATGAGTCACAGGCAGCAGAGTCCCTTGGGAGAGCACACCAAGATGCAGCCAACACCAGGCAACAGCCCGGCAGATGGGGCTGTAACATGccgtgctgtgccatgctgtgctgtgccatatCAGGCTTCATTGTGCCATGGTGCATTGTGCCAGGGCTGGAGGGCACAGTGGAGGCTGGACTAACACACACAGGCTGTGCCTTTACATCACACCACACTGAACATGGAAAATTGCTGTTAAACCCAAAGGAAAACTTCTCCACCACAGGGGTAGACCCAAAGGAGGGTTATCACCACACTGAGTGTCACACACTGTAGCTGGGGCTGAGCAAAAGGGAATCTCCCTTGCAGTAACgccacctccagcagcacccacgGCCCAAACTCAGTGCAGATTTGCATCACTGCCTGTGCACCCAGGGCTCCTTGGGAGGACCAATGCACTGCTGTCCTGTGTAGCTGtttgcacagcccagctccttcactTCCATGCCTGCCTTTGGTTCCTAACCTTGGTTCTGCCGGATCTCCACCCATGAGCACCacccacctgcagtgctgtggctgacacacacagcacccacactgcaggcactgctcacacagctcccagccctcccaCACAGCCACTATCTGCCGCGGCCTTGGCTCCCTGTGCACAGCTGGGCCTGAGACACAACCTGCCTCCTGTGAGAGGAGAAACAGCCCCAAGCGGGGCCGTGCCTGGAATGctgtgacaggggggcagtGGTGCAGCGGGAGCCCATCAGCCGGGTGCTCTCCCGGCAGCTTATGGACTTGCTGGAGAACGTACCCAGTTTATGCTTTGTCCACAAGGTGGAAAATAATCTTAGGGGCCTCCAATGTTCACCAGATCTTTGGTTTTCCCATAGCTTAAGTAACGAAGGTCGACTTGTCTCAATTACTGGCACTTAAAGACCTTACATCTGTGTGCATTTGTCTACTCTTCTAAGTGCCAATGAAACCCATCAGAGGGAAGCCAGGGAACagggtatcacagaatcatagcatagaatcacagcatggcctgggttgcacacagtgctcatccatcccaaccccctgctgtgtgcagggtcacaaccagcagccagggctgcccagagccgcatccagcctggccttgaatgcctgcagggctgggagctgcagcctgtgctgatgctgctccagcagcaagaacacaaagaaacagtTCCTAGAAGGAGCAAAGTGGGAACCTTTGCTGGGAGGAAGGTGCCGCTGGCAGCAGGACGCAGCACACAGCGCTGCTTGTGGAGCAGTGTCCGTGTACCCCTGTGACACACTGACAGCACGACACATAAAACGTTTTATTAACCCCATGAAATGGTCAAATACAAACACAAGATGTTCAGTTCTGGACAGCAGGAGCCCAGTCAGTGCTGGATTCCAGCCGGGAgctgcagtgcacacagcagctcataCACgttcccttcctcctcctgcccccgGTGCCGTTGTGCTGCCGGTTTTGGCCGCCATGTCGGGCAGTCCcggctgctgctgtgggtgcagaGAACGCGGCTCGGCCTGGCCCGGCTGTGACACCGGGCAGTTCAGCGGCTCCACACGGGAGCTGCCATCAGGTGACCGTCCCGCAGCCACCTCCCGGCCACGGCAACGCACCGACCCCGCGGCTCCGTTACGTGCCCGCGGGAGCCGCGTCGGGATCAGCGGGAGCCGCTTCGTGTCCGTCCGGTGCGGCCGGTTCCGCGCTGTGCTCGGTGCGGGCGGCGCGGCGCTGCACGATGCCGGGCATCAAGGACACGTAGGCGCCCATCAGCCGGTGGTTGGAGCGGACCAGCTTCCCGGCGCAGCCGTCCAGGCACCGCTCCTACGGGCGG
The Coturnix japonica isolate 7356 chromosome 1, Coturnix japonica 2.1, whole genome shotgun sequence DNA segment above includes these coding regions:
- the LOC107308572 gene encoding F-box/WD repeat-containing protein 7-like isoform X3 → MTCRRRPSSEEAVRVSPALLGDSKAPVPQVVAEEEDVSGPWELECAGKRNLESGLEANDSQGQEEQEPVSSTACGEPEEEEETEEEEGSCCSEEGEDGSNIYFYYTIGERWIDYLQRTEDSGFLRHVRPKMKRKSENGLDGRALSPGKKLCKGSEYSRTLGPCMPSPTTTFGDLRNAKAGQARRRRIPSVAPPPELQDWLRTFQRWSGPEKLLALDELIDRCEPSQIKYMMQVIEPQFQRDFISLLPKELALYVLSFLEPRDLLRAAQTCRYWRVLAEDNLLWREKCREEGIEEPLNLRKRRLLSPGFMYSPWKFAFMRQHKIDMNWRSGELKAPKVLKGHDDHVITCLQFCGNRIVSGSDDNTLKVWSAVTGECVQTLVGHTGGVWSSQMRDSIVISGSTDRTLKVWNADTGECVHTLYGHTSTVRCMHLHGNRVVSGSRDATLRLWDIETGQCLHVLMGHVAAVRCVQYDGHKVVSGAYDYTVKVWDPESESCTHTLQGHTNRVYSLQFDGTHIVSGSLDTSIRVWDVESGNCLHTLMGHQSLTSGMELRDNILVSGNADSTVKIWDIKTGQCLQTLQGPSKHQSAVTCLQFSSKFVVTSSDDGTVKLWDLKTGEFVRNLVALESGGSGGVVWRIRASNTKLVCAVGSRNGTEETKLLVLDFDVDLK
- the LOC107308572 gene encoding F-box/WD repeat-containing protein 7-like isoform X2 — encoded protein: MGRAGPRLRSVGRACSAAASTGMSGPGPGPGGGKLDINRAGVAELEGALSGIGRRRARGIVRKREELKGFNSLDDLLHVKGITTRILELNSQRMTCRRRPSSEEAVRVSPALLGDSKAPVPQVVAEEEDVSGPWELECAGKRNLESGLEANDSQGQEEQEPVSSTACGEPEEEEETEEEEGSCCSEEGEDGSNIYFYYTIGERWIDYLQRTEDSGFLRHVRPKMKRKSENGLDGRALSPGKKLCKGSEYSRTLGPCMPSPTTTFGDLRNAKAGQARRRRIPSVAPPPELQDWLRTFQRWSGPEKLLALDELIDRCEPSQIKYMMQVIEPQFQRDFISLLPKELALYVLSFLEPRDLLRAAQTCRYWRVLAEDNLLWREKCREEGIEEPLNLRKRRLLSPGFMYSPWKFAFMRQHKIDMNWRSGELKAPKVLKGHDDHVITCLQFCGNRIVSGSDDNTLKVWSAVTGECVQTLVGHTGGVWSSQMRDSIVISGSTDRTLKVWNADTGECVHTLYGHTSTVRCMHLHGNRVVSGSRDATLRLWDIETGQCLHVLMGHVAAVRCVQYDGHKVVSGAYDYTVKVWDPESESCTHTLQGHTNRVYSLQFDGTHIVSGSLDTSIRVWDVESGNCLHTLMGHQSLTSGMELRDNILVSGNADSTVKIWDIKTGQCLQTLQGPSKHQSAVTCLQFSSKFVVTSSDDGTVKLWDLKTGEFVRNLVALESGGSGGVVWRIRASNTKLVCAVGSRNGTEETKLLVLDFDVDLK
- the LOC107308572 gene encoding F-box/WD repeat-containing protein 7-like isoform X1, which translates into the protein MTLRSTVALTSAPLFPSSALPCSPLPSWAPFLVVAEEEDVSGPWELECAGKRNLESGLEANDSQGQEEQEPVSSTACGEPEEEEETEEEEGSCCSEEGEDGSNIYFYYTIGERWIDYLQRTEDSGFLRHVRPKMKRKSENGLDGRALSPGKKLCKGSEYSRTLGPCMPSPTTTFGDLRNAKAGQARRRRIPSVAPPPELQDWLRTFQRWSGPEKLLALDELIDRCEPSQIKYMMQVIEPQFQRDFISLLPKELALYVLSFLEPRDLLRAAQTCRYWRVLAEDNLLWREKCREEGIEEPLNLRKRRLLSPGFMYSPWKFAFMRQHKIDMNWRSGELKAPKVLKGHDDHVITCLQFCGNRIVSGSDDNTLKVWSAVTGECVQTLVGHTGGVWSSQMRDSIVISGSTDRTLKVWNADTGECVHTLYGHTSTVRCMHLHGNRVVSGSRDATLRLWDIETGQCLHVLMGHVAAVRCVQYDGHKVVSGAYDYTVKVWDPESESCTHTLQGHTNRVYSLQFDGTHIVSGSLDTSIRVWDVESGNCLHTLMGHQSLTSGMELRDNILVSGNADSTVKIWDIKTGQCLQTLQGPSKHQSAVTCLQFSSKFVVTSSDDGTVKLWDLKTGEFVRNLVALESGGSGGVVWRIRASNTKLVCAVGSRNGTEETKLLVLDFDVDLK